The proteins below come from a single Cervus canadensis isolate Bull #8, Minnesota chromosome 2, ASM1932006v1, whole genome shotgun sequence genomic window:
- the CELSR2 gene encoding cadherin EGF LAG seven-pass G-type receptor 2 isoform X4, protein MRSPAARAPLPTPLPPLLLLLLLPPLLGDQVGPCRSLGPGGRGSSGACAPVGWLCPASSSNLWLYTSRCRDAGTELTGHLVPHHDGLRVWCPESGAHIPLPPAPEGCPWSCRLLGIGGHVSPQGKLTLPHEHLCLKAPRLRCLSCKLVQAPGFRAGDSLAEESMGGRRKRNVNTAPQFQPPSYQATVPENQPAGTPVASLRAIDPDEGEAGRLEYTMDALFDSRSNHFFSLDPITGAVTTAEELDRETKSTHVFRVTAQDHGMPRRSALATLTILVTDTNDHDPVFEQQEYKESLRENLEVGYEVLTVRATDGDAPPNANILYRLLEGSGGSPSEVFEIDPRSGVIRTRGPVDREEVESYQLTVEASDQGRDPGPRTATAAVFLSVEDDNDNAPQFSEKRYVVQVREDVTPGAPVLRVTASDRDKGSNALVHYSIMSGNARGQFYLDAQTGALDVVSPLDYETTKEYTLRVRAQDGGRPPLSNVSGLVTVQVLDINDNAPIFVSTPFQATVLESVPLGYLVLHVQAIDADAGDNARLEYRLAGVGHDFPFTINNGTGWISVAAELDREEVDFYSFGVEARDHGTPALTASASVSVTILDVNDNNPTFTQPEYTVRLNEDAAVGTSVVTVSAVDRDAHSVITYQITSGNTRNRFSITSQSGGGLVSLALPLDYKLERQYVLAVTASDGTRQDTAQVVVNVTDANTHRPVFQSSHYTVNINEDRPAGTTVVLISATDEDTGENARITYFMEDSIPQFRIDADTGAVTTQAELDYEDQVSYTLAITARDNGIPQKSDTTYLEILVNDVNDNAPQFLRDSYQGSVYEDVPPFTSVLQISATDRDSGLNGRVFYTFQGGDDGDGDFIVESTSGIVRTLRRLDRENVAQYVLRAYAVDKGMPPARTPMDVTVTVLDVNDNPPVFEQDEFDVFVEENSPIGLAVARVTATDPDEGTNAQIMYQIVEGNIPEVFQLDIFSGELTALVDLDYEDRPEYVLVIQATSAPLVSRATVHVRLLDRNDNPPVLGNFEILFNNYVTNRSSSFPGGAIGRVPAHDPDISDSLTYSFERGNELSLVLLNASTGELRLSRALDNNRPLEAVMSVLVSDGVHSVTAQCSLRVTIITDEMLTHSITLRLEDMSPERFLSPLLGLFIQAVAATLATPPDHVVIFNVQRDTDAPGSHILNVSLSVGQPPGPGGGPPFLPSEDLQERLYLNRSLLTAISAQRVLPFDDNICLREPCENYMRCVSVLRFDSSAPFIASSSVLFRPIHPVGGLRCRCPPGFTGDYCETEVDLCYSRPCGPHGRCRSREGGYTCLCREGYTGEHCEVSSRSGRCTPGVCKNGGTCVNLLVGGFKCDCPSGDFEKPFCQVTTRSFPARSFITFRGLRQRFHFTLALSFATKERDGLLLYNGRFNEKHDFVALEVIQEQVQLTFSAGESTTTVSPFVPGGVSDGQWHRVQLKYYNKPLLGQTGLPQGPSEQKVAVVTVDGCDTGVALRFGAMLGNYSCAAQGTQGGSKKSLDLTGPLLLGGVPDLPESFPVRTRQFVGCMRDLQVDSRHVDMADFIANNGTMPGCPAKKNVCDSNTCHNGGTCVNQWDAFSCECPLGFGGKSCAQEMANPQRFLGSSLLAWHGLSLPISQPWHLSLMFRTRQADGVLLQAVTRGRSTITLQLREGHVVLSVEGTGLQASSLQLEPGRANDGDWHHAQLALGASGGPGHAILSFDYGQQRAEGNLGPRLHGLHLSNITVGGVPGPASGVARGFRGCLQGVRVSETPEGVSSLDPSRGESINVEPGCSLPDPCDSNPCPANSYCSDDWDSYSCSCDPGYYGDNCTNVCDLNPCEHQSMCTRKPSAPHGYTCECPPSYLGPYCETRIDQPCPRGWWGHPTCGPCNCDVSKGFDPDCNKTSGECHCKENHYRPPGSPACLLCDCYPTGSLSRVCDPEEGQCPCKPGVIGRQCDRCDNPFAEVTTNGCEVNYDSCPRAIEAGIWWPRTRFGLPAAAPCPKGSFGTAVRHCDEHRGWLPPNLFNCTSVTFSELKGFAERLQRNESGLDSGRSQRLALLLRNATQHTAGYFGSDVKVAYQLATRLLAHESAQRGFGLSATQDVHFTENLLRVGSALLDAANKRHWELIQQTEGGTAWLLQHYEAYASALAQNMRHTYLSPFTIVTPNIVISVVRLDKGNFAGAKLPRYEALRGERPPDLETTVILPESVFRETPPVVRPAGPGEPQEPEELARRQRRHPELSQGEAVASVIIYRTLAGLLPHNYDPDKRSLRVPKRPVINTPVVSISVHDDEELLPRALDKPITVQFRLLETEERTKPICVFWNHSILVSGTGGWSARGCEVVFRNESHVSCQCNHMTSFAVLMDVSRRENGEILPLKTLTYVALGVTLAALLLTFLFLAVLRALRSNQHGIRRNLTAALGLAQLVFLLGINQADLPFACTVIAILLHFLYLCTFSWALLEALHLYRALTEVRDVNAGPMRFYYMLGWGVPAFITGLAVGLDPEGYGNPDFCWLSIYDTLIWSFTGPVAFAVSMSVFLYILAARASCAAQRQGFEKKGPVSGLRPSFAVLLLLSATWLLALLSVNSDTLLFHYLFAASNCVQGPFIFLSYVVLSKEVRKALKFACSRKPSPDPALTTKSTLTSSYNCPSPYGDGRLYQPYGDSAGSLHSASRSGKSQPSYIPFLLREESTLNPGQGPPGLGDPGGLFLEGQNQQHDPDTDSDSDLSLEDDQSGSYASTHSSDSEEEEEEAEREAAFPGDPGWDSLLGPGAERLPLHSTPKEGGLGPGKVPWPGDFGTTAKEGGGNGASEERPRENGDALTWDGSLGPLPGPSAQPHKGILKKKCLPTISEKSSLLRLPPEQGTTSSRGSSASEGSRGGLPPRPPPRQSLQEQLNGVMPIAMSIKAGTVDEDSSGSEG, encoded by the exons ATGCGGAGCCCGGCGGCCCGCGCCCCACTTCCAACACCGCTGCCGccgctgctgctactgctgctgctgccgccactACTGGGAGACCAAGTGGGGCCCTGTCGCTCCCTGGGGCCCGGCGGACGCGGCTCCTCGGGGGCCTGCGCTCCCGTGGGCTGGCTCTGTCCAGCTTCATCCTCGAACCTCTGGCTCTACACCAGCCGCTGCAGGGATGCGGGGACGGAACTGACTGGCCACCTGGTGCCTCACCATGATGGTCTGAGGGTCTGGTGTCCAGAATCCGGGGCCCACATCCCCCTGCCACCAGCGCCCGAAGGCTGCCCCTGGAGCTGTCGTCTTCTGGGCATAGGAGGCCACGTTTCCCCACAGGGCAAGCTCACCCTGCCCCATGAGCACCTGTGCTTAAAGGCCCCACGGCTGAGATGCCTGTCCTGTAAGCTGGTGCAGGCCCCAGGTTTCAGGGCAGGGGACAGCTTAGCCGAAGAGTCCATGGGTGGACGTCGGAAGAGGAACGTGAATACGGCCCCCCAGTTTCAGCCCCCCAGCTACCAGGCCACAGTGCCCGAGAACCAACCAGCAGGTACTCCTGTGGCATCTCTGCGGGCCATCGACCCAGATGAGGGCGAGGCAGGTCGGCTGGAGTACACTATGGATGCCCTCTTTGATAGCCGCTCCAACCACTTCTTCTCCCTGGACCCGATCACTGGTGCAGTCACCACAGCCGAGGAGCTGGATCGTGAGACCAAGAGCACGCACGTCTTCAGGGTCACGGCACAGGACCACGGCATGCCCCGACGCAGTGCCCTGGCCACACTCACCATCTTGGTGACCGACACCAATGATCACGACCCTGTGTTTGAGCAGCAGGAGTACAAGGAGAGCCTCAGGGAAAACCTGGAAGTCGGCTATGAAGTGCTTACAGTCAGAGCCACAGATGGTGACGCCCCTCCCAATGCCAATATTCTCTACCGCCTGCTGGAGGGGTCTGGGGGCAGCCCCTCTGAAGTCTTTGAGATTGACCCTCGCTCTGGGGTCATCCGAACCCGAGGCCCCGTGGATCGGGAAGAGGTGGAATCCTACCAATTGACGGTGGAAGCGAGTGACCAGGGTCGGGACCCCGGTCCACGGACTGCCACAGCTGCCGTTTTCCTGTCGGTGGAGGATGATAATGACAATGCCCCCCAGTTTAGTGAGAAGCGCTATGTGGTCCAGGTGCGGGAGGATGTGACCCCAGGAGCCCCCGTCCTGCGGGTCACAGCCTCGGATAGAGACAAGGGCAGCAATGCTCTGGTGCACTACAGCATCATGAGTGGCAATGCTCGGGGACAGTTTTACTTAGATGCCCAGACTGGGGCTCTGGACGTGGTGAGCCCTCTTGACTATGAGACAACCAAGGAATACACTCTACGGGTTAGGGCACAGGATGGTGGCCGCCCCCCTCTCTCCAACGTCTCCGGCTTGGTGACAGTACAGGTCTTGGATATCAATGACAATGCTCCCATCTTCGTCAGCACCCCCTTCCAGGCTACTGTTCTGGAGAGTGTCCCCTTAGGCTACCTGGTCCTCCATGTCCAGGCCATTGATGCTGATGCGGGTGACAATGCCCGCCTGGAATACCGTCTTGCaggggttggacacgactttccCTTCACCATCAACAATGGCACAGGCTGGATCTCTGTGGCAGCTGAGCTGGACCGGGAAGAAGTTGATTTCTACAGCTTTGGAGTGGAAGCCCGTGACCATGGTACCCCAGCACTCACTGCCTCGGCCAGTGTCAGCGTGACCATCCTGGATGTCAACGACAACAACCCAACCTTCACCCAACCAGAGTACACGGTGCGGCTCAATGAGGATGCAGCTGTGGGCACCAGCGTGGTGACGGTGTCAGCTGTGGACCGAGATGCCCACAGCGTCATCACTTACCAGATCACCAGCGGCAACACCCGAAACCGCTTCTCCATCACCAGTCAGAGCGGCGGCGGGCTGGTGTCCCTCGCCCTGCCGCTGGACTACAAACTTGAGCGGCAGTATGTGCTGGCTGTTACTGCCTCCGACGGCACGAGGCAGGACACGGCACAGGTGGTGGTGAACGTCACCGATGCCAATACCCACCGCCCTGTGTTTCAGAGCTCCCACTACACGGTGAATATTAATGAGGACCGGCCAGCGGGCACCACGGTGGTGCTCATCAGTGCCACAGATGAGGACACGGGTGAGAATGCCCGCATCACCTACTTCATGGAGGACAGCATCCCCCAGTTCCGCATCGATGCGGACACAGGGGCCGTCACCACCCAGGCTGAGCTGGACTATGAGGACCAGGTGTCCTACACCCTGGCCATCACTGCCCGGGACAATGGCATTCCCCAGAAGTCCGACACCACCTACCTAGAGATCCTGGTGAATGACGTGAATGACAATGCCCCTCAGTTTCTGCGGGACTCCTACCAGGGCAGTGTCTACGAGGACGTGCCCCCCTTCACCAGCGTCCTGCAGATCTCAGCCACTGATCGTGACTCTGGTCTTAACGGCAGGGTCTTCTACACCTTCCAAGGGGGCGATGATGGAGACGGGGACTTTATCGTAGAGTCCACATCAGGCATCGTGCGAACACTGCGGAGGCTGGATCGTGAGAATGTGGCCCAGTACGTCTTGCGGGCATACGCAGTGGACAAGGGGATGCCTCCAGCCCGCACGCCCATGGACGTGACAGTCACAGTGTTGGATGTAAATGACAACCCCCCTGTTTTTGAGCAGGATGAGTTTGATGTGTTTGTGGAAGAGAACAGCCCCATTGGGCTGGCAGTGGCCCGGGTCACAGCCACTGACCCTGATGAAGGCACCAATGCCCAGATCATGTACCAGATCGTGGAGGGCAACATCCCTGAGGTCTTCCAACTGGACATCTTCTCCGGAGAGCTGACCGCTCTGGTGGACTTGGACTACGAGGACCGGCCTGAATATGTCCTGGTCATCCAGGCCACGTCGGCTCCGCTGGTGAGCCGAGCTACAGTGCACGTCCGCCTGCTTGACCGCAACGACAACCCACCAGTGCTGGGCAACTTCGAGATCCTTTTCAACAACTATGTCACCAACCGATCAAGCAGCTTCCCAGGGGGTGCCATTGGCCGAGTGCCTGCCCACGACCCTGACATCTCAGACAGCCTGACTTACAGCTTCGAGCGGGGGAATGAACTCAGCCTGGTCCTCCTCAACGCATCCACGGGCGAGCTGAGGCTGAGTCGGGCGCTGGACAACAACCGACCTCTGGAGGCTGTCATGAGCGTGCTGGTGTCAG ACGGCGTGCACAGCGTGACGGCCCAGTGCTCCCTGCGCGTCACCATCATCACCGACGAGATGCTCACGCACAGCATCACGCTGCGCCTGGAAGACATGTCGCCAGAGCGCTTCCTGTCGCCCCTCCTGGGTCTCTTCATCCAGGCTGTGGCCGCCACGCTGGCCACACCCCCAGACCACGTGGTGATCTTCAACGTGCAGCGGGACACCGATGCCCCCGGCAGCCACATCCTCAACGTGAGCCTGTCGGTGGGCCAGCCGCCCGGGCCCGGGGGCGGGCCACCCTTCCTGCCCTCCGAGGACCTGCAGGAGCGCCTGTATCTCAACCGCAGCCTGCTCACGGCCATCTCGGCACAGCGCGTACTGCCCTTCGACGACAACATCTGCCTGCGTGAGCCCTGCGAGAACTACATGCGCTGCGTGTCCGTGCTGCGCTTTGACTCCTCCGCGCCCTTCATCGCCTCCTCCTCTGTGCTCTTCCGGCCCATCCACCCGGTGGGGGGACTGCGCTGCCGCTGCCCGCCTGGCTTCACCGGCGACTACTGCGAGACGGAGGTGGACCTCTGCTACTCACGGCCCTGCGGCCCCCACGGACGCTGCCGCAGCCGCGAGGGCGGCTACACCTGCCTTTGCCGTGAGGGCTACACCG GTGAGCACTGCGAAGTGAGTTCCCGCTCAGGCCGCTGCACCCCAGGCGTCTGCAAGAACGGGGGCACCTGTGTCAACCTGCTGGTGGGTGGCTTCAAGTGCGACTGCCCATCCGGAGACTTCGAGAAGCCCTTCTGCCAGGTGACCACGCGCAGCTTCCCTGCCCGCTCCTTCATCACCTTCCGGGGCCTGCGCCAGCGCTTCCACTTCACCCTGGCCCTCTC GTTTGCCACCAAGGAGCGTGACGGGCTACTGCTCTACAACGGGCGCTTCAATGAGAAGCATGACTTCGTGGCCCTCGAGGTGATCCAGGAGCAGGTCCAGCTCACCTTCTCTGCAG GGGAGTCGACCACCACCGTGTCCCCGTTCGTGCCTGGAGGGGTCAGTGACGGCCAGTGGCACAGGGTGCAGCTGAAGTACTACAATAAG CCACTCTTGGGTCAGACGGGGCTCCCGCAGGGCCCATCAGAGCAGAAGGTGGCTGTGGTGACCGTGGATGGCTGTGACACAGGGGTAGCCCTGCGCTTTGGAGCTATGCTGGGCAACTACTCCTGCGCTGCCCAGGGCACTCAGGGTGGCAGCAAGAA GTCTCTGGACCTGACAGGGCCTCTGCTGCTGGGCGGGGTGCCTGATCTGCCCGAGAGCTTCCCCGTCCGCACCCGGCAGTTCGTGGGCTGCATGAGGGACCTGCAGGTGGACAGCCGCCACGTCGACATGGCCGACTTCATCGCCAACAACGGCACCATGCCTG GGTGCCCTGCCAAGAAGAACGTGTGTGACAGCAACACATGCCACAACGGGGGCACCTGTGTGAACCAGTGGGACGCGTTCAGCTGCGAGTGCCCGCTGGGCTTTGGGGGCAAGAGCTGTGCCCAGG AGATGGCCAACCCGCAGCGCTTCCTGGGCAGCAGCCTGCTGGCCTGGCATGGGCTCTCACTGCCCATCTCGCAGCCCTGGCACCTCAGCCTCATGTTCCGCACACGCCAGGCCGACGGCGTCCTGCTCCAGGCTGTCACCAGGGGGCGCAGCACCATCACTCTGCAG CTTCGGGAGGGCCACGTGGTGCTGAGCGTGGAGGGCACGGGGCTCCAGGCCTCGTCTCTCCAGCTGGAGCCAGGCCGGGCCAATGATGGCGACTGGCATCATGCACAGCTGGCGCTGGGAGCCAGTGGAGGCCCTGGCCATGCCATCCTGTCCTTCGACTATGGGCAGCAGCGGGCAGAGGGCAACCTGGGCCCCCGGCTGCATGGGCTACACCTGAGCAACATTACCGTTGGGGGTGTTCCAGGGCCGGCCAGTGGTGTGGCCCGAGGCTTCCGGGGCTGTTTGCAG GGTGTTCGGGTCAGCGAGACGCCTGAGGGCGTCAGCAGTCTGGATCCCAGCCGTGGAGAGAGCATCAATGTGGAGccaggctgcagcctgccagacccctGTGACTCGAACCCGTGTCCTGCCAACAGTTACTGCAGTGACGACTGGGACAGCTATTCCTGCAGCTGTGATCCAG GTTACTATGGTGACAACTGCACTAACGTGTGTGACCTGAACCCATGCGAGCATCAGTCCATGTGTACCCGAAAGCCCAGTGCTCCCCATGGCTATACCTGCGAGTGTCCCCCCAGTTACCTTGGGCCGTACTGTGAGACCAG GATTGACCAACCTTGTCCCCGAGGCTGGTGGGGACACCCCACATGCGGCCCGTGCAACTGCGATGTTAGCAAAGGCTTCGATCCAGACTGCAACAAGACAAGCGGAGAGTGCCACTGCAAG GAGAACCACTACCGGCCCCCTGGCAGCCCCGCCTGCCTCCTGTGTGACTGCTACCCCACAGGCTCTCTGTCCCGAGTCTGTGACCCTGAGGAGGGCCAGTGTCCATGCAAGCCGGGCGTCATTGGGCGCCAGTGTGATCGCTGTGACAACCCTTTTGCTGAGGTCACCACCAACGGCTGTGAAG TGAATTACGACAGCTGCCCGAGGGCCATCGAGGCTGGGATCTGGTGGCCCCGTACCCGCTTTGGGCTGCCTGCTGCTGCCCCCTGTCCCAAAGGCTCCTTCG GGACTGCCGTGCGCCACTGTGACGAGCACAGAGGGTGGCTTCCCCCAAACCTCTTCAACTGCACGTCGGTCACCTTCTCAGAGCTGAAGGGATTT GCTGAGCGGCTGCAGAGAAACGAGTCAGGCCTGGACTCGGGGCGCTCCCAGCGGCTGGCCCTACTCCTGCGCAATGCTACCCAACACACAGCTGGCTACTTTGGCAGCGACGTCAAGGTGGCCTACCAGCTGGCCACGCGGCTGCTGGCCCACGAGAGCGCCCAGCGAGGCTTTGGGCTGTCCGCCACCCAGGACGTGCACTTCACCGAG AATCTGCTGCGCGTGGGCAGCGCCCTCCTGGATGCAGCCAACAAGCGGCACTGGGAGCTGATCCAGCAGACGGAGGGCGGCACCGCCTGGCTGCTGCAGCACTATGAGGCCTATGCCAGCGCCCTGGCCCAGAACATGCGGCACACCTACCTGAGCCCCTTCACCATCGTCACGCCCAACATTG TCATCTCTGTCGTTCGCTTGGACAAGGGGAACTTCGCTGGGGCCAAGCTGCCCCGCTATGAGGCGCTGCGTGGGGAGCGGCCCCCAGACCTGGAGACAACGGTCATTCTGCCTGAGTCTGTCTTCAGAG AAACGCCCCCTGTGGTCAGACCCGCGGGCCCCGGAGAGCCCCAGGAGCCGGAGGAGCTGGCTCGGCGGCAGCGGCGGCACCCGGAGCTGAGCCAGGGTGAGGCGGTGGCCAGCGTCATCATCTACCGCACCCTGGCCGGGCTGCTGCCCCATAACTACGACCCAGACAAGCGCAGCCTGAG AGTTCCCAAACGCCCCGTCATCAACACACCCGTGGTGAGCATCAGCGTCCATGACGACGAGGAGCTCCTGCCCCGTGCTTTGGACAAACCAATCACGGTGCAGTTCCGGCTGCTGGAGACCGAGGAGCGCACCAAACCCATCTGTGTCTTCTGGAACCACTCGATCCT GGTCAGTGGCACTGGTGGCTGGTCAGCCCGAGGCTGCGAAGTCGTCTTCCGCAACGAGAGCCACGTCAGCTGCCAGTGCAACCACATGACGAGCTTCGCCGTGCTCATGGACGTGTCTCGGCGCGAG AATGGGGAGATCCTACCACTGAAGACGCTGACATACGTGGCCCTCGGGGTCACCCTGGCCGCCCTCCTGCTCACTTTCCTCTTCCTTGCTGTCCTGCGCGCCCTGCGCTCCAACCAGCACGGCATCCGACGGAACCTGACGGCTGCCCTGGGCCTGGCTCAGCTGGTCTTCCTCCTGGGAATCAACCAGGCTGACCTCCCT TTTGCCTGCACAGTCATTGCCATCCTGCTGCACTTCCTGTATCTCTGCACCTTCTCCTGGGCGCTGCTGGAGGCCTTGCACCTGTACCGGGCGCTCACCGAGGTGCGCGACGTCAATGCCGGCCCCATGCGATTCTACTACATGCTGGGCTGGGGCGTGCCCGCCTTCATCACAg GTCTAGCCGTGGGCCTGGACCCGGAGGGCTATGGGAACCCCGACTTCTGCTGGCTCTCCATCTACGACACACTCATATGGAGTTTCACCGGCCCTGTGGCCTTTGCGGTCTCG ATGAGTGTCTTCCTGTACATCCTGGCGGCCCGGGCCTCCTGTGCTGCCCAGCGGCAGGGCTTTGAGAAGAAAGGCCCTGT CTCGGGCCTGCGGCCCTCCTTCgctgtcctgctgctgctgagtgCCACGTGGCTGCTGGCACTGCTGTCCGTCAACAGTGACACCCTCCTCTTCCACTACCTCTTCGCTGCTTCCAATTGTGTCCAG GGCCCCTTCATCTTCCTCTCCTACGTGGTGCTTAGCAAGGAGGTCCGGAAAGCACTCAAGTTCGCCTGCAGCCGCAAGCCCAGCCCTGACCCTGCGCTGACCACCAAGTCCACCCTGACATCG TCCTACAACTGCCCCAGCCCCTACGGGGACGGAAGGCTGTACCAGCCCTACGGAGACTCAGCCGGCTCCCTGCACAGTGCCAGCCGCTCGGGCAAGAGTCAGCCTAGCTACATCCCCTTCCTGCTGAG GGAGGAGTCCACACTGAACCCTGGCCAAGGGCCCCCTGGCCTGGGGGACCCCGGTGGCCTGTTCCTGGAAGGTCAAAACCAGCAGCATG ATCCAGACACAGACTCCGACAGTGACCTGTCCCTGGAGGATGACCAGAGCGGCTCCTATGCATCTACCCACTCATCAGATagcgaggaggaggaagaggaagcggAGAGGGAGGCAGCCTTCCCTGGAGACCCGGGCTGGGACAgcctgctggggcctggggccgAGAGACTGCCCCTGCACAGCACCCCCAAGG AGGGGGGCCTGGGGCCCGGGAAGGTCCCCTGGCCAGGAGACTTTGGGACCACAGCAAAGGAAGGTGGTGGTAACGGGGCCTCTGAGGAGCGACCACGAGAGAATGGAGATGCCCTGACTTGGGACGGGTCCCTGGGCCCCCTTCCAGGCCCTTCTGCCCAGCCTCACAAAG GTATCCTCAAGAAGAAGTGTCTGCCCACCATCAGTGAGAAGAGCAGCCTCCTCCGGCTACCCCCCGAGCAAGGCACCACGTCTTCCCGGGGCTCCTCAGCCAGCGAGGGCAGCCGGGGTGGGCTcccaccccgccctccccccCGGCAGAGCCTCCAGGAGCAGCTGAATGGGGTCATGCCAATTGCCATGAGCATCAAGGCAGGCACGGTGGATGAGGACTCGTCAGGCTCCGA AGGCTAG